Proteins from one Chloroflexota bacterium genomic window:
- a CDS encoding AAA family ATPase, translated as MRVAVSGKGGSGKTTIAGILARVMARDGHKVLAIDADPSPNMAVVMGVPREQAAQVNVIPREMAEWRQDDHGRAYVHLREPLDQIAEQYGWHVPDGIRLLVTGQITEAGVGCMCQPHAIARGLMAATREGPWADVTVTDMEAGLEHLSRGTTEHADVMLVVVEPYFRSLDLGGHAAELARDLGIPNIFFVANKVRNETDRQAVSELAERKKVELIATIPYDERVPESDRVGMSPLDYAADSGVVAAIHRLAQELQTRVA; from the coding sequence ATGCGAGTGGCGGTTTCAGGCAAAGGCGGCTCGGGCAAAACGACGATTGCTGGAATTCTCGCGCGGGTGATGGCGCGGGATGGGCACAAGGTGCTGGCGATTGACGCCGATCCCAGCCCGAATATGGCGGTCGTGATGGGCGTGCCGCGCGAGCAAGCCGCCCAGGTCAATGTGATTCCGCGCGAGATGGCAGAGTGGCGTCAAGACGATCATGGTCGCGCGTACGTGCATCTCCGCGAACCGCTCGATCAAATCGCGGAGCAGTACGGCTGGCATGTGCCCGATGGCATTCGCTTGCTCGTCACCGGACAAATCACCGAAGCGGGCGTTGGGTGCATGTGCCAGCCGCACGCGATTGCGCGCGGGCTGATGGCGGCGACGCGCGAGGGACCCTGGGCAGATGTCACCGTGACGGACATGGAAGCCGGTCTGGAGCATCTGAGCCGCGGCACGACCGAACACGCCGACGTGATGCTCGTCGTCGTCGAACCGTACTTTCGTTCGCTCGACCTGGGCGGGCACGCGGCGGAACTCGCGCGCGACCTGGGTATTCCCAACATATTTTTTGTTGCGAACAAGGTGCGAAACGAAACGGATCGGCAAGCCGTGAGCGAGTTGGCAGAGCGGAAAAAAGTTGAACTCATCGCAACGATTCCGTACGACGAGCGCGTCCCCGAATCGGATCGCGTTGGAATGTCGCCTCTGGATTATGCGGCTGACTCGGGCGTCGTTGCGGCGATCCATCGTCTCGCGCAAGAATTGCAAACACGCGTGGCATAG
- a CDS encoding Rieske (2Fe-2S) protein produces MSADRQTELEFNATLQHLDELVQEFEHLPLPKVRAKAMEMLATIDAVHREGLSRLIAFIREQGHADLVLRAAHDPIVHALLLLYDFLPDDETPGFIPFDQLATLPPRERRRPVFSPIARAQDIALGTYRVYDIDNARVFIANVNGDIYAVRNNCPGSAAPLNLGPFTPPIIVCPWHNEAWDIRTGKRSDGQAGPNLQVLPVAIVDGVIQLAINTTRANSTPGVG; encoded by the coding sequence ATGAGCGCGGATCGGCAAACAGAACTAGAGTTCAACGCGACGTTGCAACACCTCGACGAACTGGTTCAGGAATTCGAGCATCTGCCGTTGCCTAAAGTCCGCGCAAAAGCAATGGAGATGCTCGCAACGATTGACGCGGTACATCGCGAAGGATTAAGCCGGCTCATCGCGTTCATCCGCGAACAAGGTCACGCCGATCTCGTCTTGCGCGCCGCGCACGATCCCATCGTCCACGCGTTACTCCTGCTGTACGATTTTCTTCCCGATGACGAAACGCCCGGATTTATTCCGTTCGATCAACTGGCGACCTTGCCGCCGCGCGAAAGACGACGCCCAGTTTTTTCTCCCATCGCGCGCGCGCAAGACATTGCGCTTGGAACGTATCGGGTGTACGATATTGATAATGCACGCGTCTTTATCGCGAATGTGAACGGCGACATTTACGCAGTGCGAAACAATTGTCCCGGCAGCGCCGCGCCGCTGAACCTGGGTCCGTTCACACCGCCCATCATCGTTTGTCCCTGGCATAACGAGGCGTGGGACATTCGCACTGGCAAACGTTCGGATGGGCAAGCCGGACCGAATCTCCAAGTCCTGCCGGTCGCGATTGTGGATGGCGTAATTCAGTTGGCGATCAACACGACACGCGCGAACAGCACACCAGGAGTCGGATGA
- a CDS encoding hydrogenase maturation protease, with translation MKRVLIAGMGNVLRRDDGFGVQVAKHLADTNTFPANVKVVEVGIGGIHLVQELMAGYDVLVVVDAVEHGSAPGTMRASQADVPDLGSWEEDARRDFLSDMHYTTPSQALILAKALGVLPPQVFIVGCQPGDVNDLGIGLTEPVARAAQTTIRVIEKIVRETQRGETTSEK, from the coding sequence ATGAAGCGCGTTCTGATCGCCGGGATGGGCAATGTCTTGCGCCGCGACGATGGTTTTGGTGTGCAGGTCGCCAAACATCTCGCCGACACAAACACGTTTCCCGCGAACGTCAAGGTCGTCGAGGTGGGCATTGGCGGCATCCATCTCGTCCAGGAATTGATGGCGGGCTACGATGTGTTGGTCGTGGTGGATGCCGTCGAACACGGGAGCGCGCCGGGAACGATGCGCGCCTCGCAAGCGGATGTGCCCGACCTGGGTTCCTGGGAGGAAGATGCGCGACGCGATTTTCTTTCCGACATGCACTATACGACGCCAAGCCAGGCGTTGATTCTTGCCAAGGCGCTCGGCGTTTTGCCGCCCCAGGTTTTCATCGTGGGCTGTCAGCCCGGCGACGTGAACGACCTAGGCATTGGTTTGACGGAACCGGTCGCGCGCGCGGCGCAGACGACGATTCGCGTGATCGAAAAAATCGTTCGGGAGACTCAGCGTGGCGAAACGACCAGCGAAAAATGA
- a CDS encoding ABC transporter permease: protein MSVNIRALNVRRTPRWLNQVGLYGLTVWAVLTFNFLLPRALPGDPIAAMQDSSSNFYIADAEARARLAAYYGLDRPLGEQYLGYLAGIATVNLGWSIRLNTPVIELLRLRLPWTLLLTIPTLLIASTITVLAGVHSGWVRGSRTDRALLIAFNLIRTMPVYLLGVFALILFSVNLGWLPLFGATTPFRVWQTPWEQAADILKHWILPASLLIVETLGARFLLMRNSMVAVLGEDYMLVARAKGLPERAIEFRHGLRNAILPFVTAFSAQLGFAVSGAIFIETLFAYPGMGRLMFDAVGARDYPVLEGSFLVVALSVLTMNLLADLMYGWLDPRVREA, encoded by the coding sequence ATGAGTGTGAACATCCGCGCGTTGAACGTGAGGCGCACCCCGCGCTGGCTGAACCAGGTCGGCTTGTACGGGTTGACGGTCTGGGCAGTGTTGACGTTCAATTTTTTGTTGCCGCGCGCACTGCCGGGTGATCCGATTGCCGCGATGCAAGACTCGTCCTCAAATTTCTACATTGCCGATGCCGAGGCGCGCGCGCGGCTCGCGGCGTACTATGGTCTCGACCGCCCGCTCGGCGAACAGTACTTGGGCTATCTCGCCGGCATCGCCACCGTCAACCTGGGGTGGTCCATTCGATTGAACACGCCGGTAATCGAATTGCTTCGCCTGCGCTTGCCGTGGACACTCTTGCTCACGATCCCAACGTTGTTGATCGCTTCGACGATTACCGTGCTCGCCGGCGTGCACTCTGGCTGGGTGCGCGGTTCACGCACAGATCGCGCGTTGTTGATCGCGTTCAACCTGATTCGCACCATGCCGGTGTATCTCCTCGGCGTTTTTGCGTTGATCCTGTTCAGCGTGAATCTCGGCTGGCTTCCGCTCTTCGGCGCGACGACGCCGTTTCGCGTCTGGCAAACACCCTGGGAACAAGCCGCCGACATTCTCAAACATTGGATTTTGCCGGCGTCGTTGCTGATCGTCGAAACACTGGGCGCGCGTTTTCTGTTGATGCGTAACAGCATGGTCGCGGTGCTCGGCGAAGATTACATGCTCGTCGCGCGCGCCAAGGGTTTGCCCGAACGCGCGATCGAGTTTCGTCACGGCTTGCGTAACGCGATCTTGCCGTTCGTCACCGCGTTCTCGGCGCAACTCGGGTTTGCCGTTTCGGGCGCGATCTTTATCGAAACCTTGTTCGCATACCCCGGCATGGGACGACTGATGTTCGACGCGGTCGGCGCGCGCGATTATCCGGTTCTCGAAGGATCGTTTCTGGTTGTCGCGCTATCCGTGTTGACGATGAATCTGCTTGCCGATCTAATGTACGGCTGGCTCGATCCGCGCGTGAGGGAAGCATGA
- a CDS encoding ABC transporter permease, with amino-acid sequence MSVKVWAQGSKGAEKQGRKILSPVPPRTLAPLPTIGATIIAFYLLGALFAPVLAPYDPSAYVGNPLERPSAVHWLGTNDVGQDILSELIYGARISLVVGVVAGMLTLTLATLVGMTAGYLGGKVDALSMRFVDTLMAIPHLPLMILVGVYLGASIFNLILLIALLGWMVPARIIRAQVLSLRSRSYIHSARLFGAGAGYVIFRHLIPAVAPILAATFVAQAGRAIGMEAGLAFLGLGDPTAKSWGLIMRYALNFGGIYFTSHWLWWLLPAALNISAIILGFTFLGVSLESRLDPRLKRHAATQILSHD; translated from the coding sequence ATGAGTGTAAAAGTGTGGGCGCAAGGGAGCAAGGGAGCAGAGAAGCAAGGGAGAAAGATTTTATCTCCCGTACCCCCGCGCACCCTTGCGCCCCTGCCAACGATTGGCGCGACCATCATCGCGTTCTACCTCCTTGGCGCACTCTTCGCGCCCGTGCTCGCGCCGTACGATCCGTCAGCATACGTCGGCAATCCGCTCGAACGACCGAGCGCGGTGCACTGGCTCGGCACGAACGACGTGGGGCAAGACATATTGAGCGAACTCATTTACGGCGCGCGCATTTCGCTCGTGGTCGGCGTCGTCGCCGGAATGTTGACCCTGACGCTCGCAACTCTGGTCGGCATGACGGCAGGTTACCTGGGCGGCAAAGTGGATGCGCTCTCGATGCGGTTCGTGGATACGTTGATGGCGATTCCGCATTTGCCGTTGATGATTTTGGTCGGCGTCTACCTCGGCGCGAGCATTTTCAATCTCATTCTGCTGATCGCGTTGCTCGGATGGATGGTTCCCGCGCGCATTATTCGCGCCCAGGTATTAAGTTTGCGTAGCCGCAGTTACATTCACTCGGCGCGTTTGTTCGGCGCGGGCGCGGGCTATGTGATTTTTCGACACCTGATTCCGGCGGTCGCGCCGATTCTCGCGGCGACCTTCGTCGCGCAAGCCGGTCGCGCAATTGGAATGGAAGCCGGGTTGGCGTTTCTCGGCTTGGGCGATCCCACGGCGAAATCCTGGGGTTTGATTATGCGCTATGCGTTAAATTTTGGCGGCATCTACTTTACGTCTCATTGGTTGTGGTGGCTGTTGCCCGCCGCGTTGAACATCAGCGCGATTATCCTGGGGTTCACTTTCCTGGGTGTGAGTTTGGAATCGCGCCTGGACCCGCGCTTGAAGCGACACGCGGCGACCCAGATTCTATCACATGATTAG
- a CDS encoding helix-turn-helix transcriptional regulator, with translation MIRLAVNAIPATPEGRQRAISLGHAIRRARMRAPLAQTELARRLGVSQGTISFWERDIESPSLDHLLKLLDLFPDLLDAVRLHNGEMLRQLRRIERLLFDGHCACENCNCHAESPRE, from the coding sequence ATGATTCGATTGGCGGTCAATGCAATCCCGGCTACGCCAGAGGGACGTCAGCGGGCAATTTCGCTGGGTCATGCGATTCGACGCGCGCGGATGCGCGCGCCGTTGGCGCAGACCGAACTGGCGCGGCGACTGGGCGTAAGCCAGGGCACGATTTCATTTTGGGAACGCGACATCGAATCTCCCTCGCTCGACCATCTCCTCAAACTCCTCGATTTATTTCCGGATTTGTTGGACGCGGTGCGCCTGCACAACGGCGAAATGCTGCGGCAGTTGCGGCGCATCGAACGCCTTTTGTTCGACGGGCATTGCGCGTGCGAAAACTGCAACTGTCACGCCGAGTCTCCACGCGAGTGA
- a CDS encoding MerR family transcriptional regulator: MVHRDLLKIGELAKQTNTTRKAIRYYERIGLLAPATRGENRYRLYARQALDQLRFIRRAKLMGLSLNEIAELIDLASDGACDPLREKLGAMLARKIRETDDQVQSLIAFRDDLKLLRRRLMQSGKNACGTCGAFMPNCDCMPKPKKTTTRIR; the protein is encoded by the coding sequence ATGGTGCATCGCGATCTACTCAAGATCGGTGAACTGGCGAAACAAACGAACACGACGCGCAAAGCGATTCGCTATTACGAACGGATCGGTTTGCTTGCGCCGGCGACGCGCGGCGAAAATCGTTATCGCTTGTATGCACGGCAGGCGCTCGACCAACTGCGCTTTATTCGCCGCGCCAAACTGATGGGCTTGTCGCTCAACGAGATTGCGGAATTGATTGACCTGGCGAGCGATGGCGCGTGCGATCCCCTGCGCGAAAAACTCGGCGCGATGCTCGCGCGCAAAATCCGCGAAACCGACGATCAGGTTCAATCGCTGATTGCATTTCGCGATGATTTGAAACTCTTGCGTCGAAGACTGATGCAGTCCGGCAAGAACGCCTGTGGAACGTGCGGTGCGTTCATGCCCAACTGCGACTGCATGCCCAAACCGAAAAAAACAACGACGCGTATTCGATAA
- a CDS encoding hydrogenase maturation protease, translating into MRTLIAGVGYHNLRDLSIGPMLVAKLKQLDWRANVEIDDLSFGPIAVVQRLQDQPCYYDRVVFVAGVQRGRAPGQIFSYHWDSALPSKDEIQQRIGEAVTGVVSLDNLLIIAQHFGVLPRDVRVVEVEPADTSFGLELTPRIEAVFDQVIQAVKNAALETSVPA; encoded by the coding sequence ATGCGAACACTAATCGCCGGCGTCGGCTATCACAATTTGCGCGACCTATCCATCGGACCCATGTTGGTCGCGAAATTAAAGCAACTCGATTGGCGCGCCAACGTCGAGATTGACGATTTGAGTTTCGGTCCCATCGCCGTCGTGCAAAGATTGCAAGACCAGCCATGTTACTACGACCGCGTCGTATTCGTTGCCGGCGTGCAACGCGGGCGCGCGCCGGGTCAAATTTTTTCGTATCACTGGGACAGCGCGTTGCCGAGCAAGGACGAAATCCAACAGCGGATCGGCGAAGCGGTCACCGGCGTCGTGAGTCTCGACAATCTGTTGATCATTGCCCAACACTTTGGCGTTCTGCCGCGCGATGTGCGCGTCGTCGAGGTCGAACCGGCGGACACGAGCTTTGGACTTGAACTTACACCGCGCATCGAGGCAGTGTTCGATCAAGTGATTCAAGCCGTGAAGAATGCGGCGCTAGAAACGAGTGTTCCAGCATGA
- a CDS encoding nickel-dependent hydrogenase large subunit — MCFKNLPIEFDEHGKAYLKEGVRDPYAYQTLSLDAQADKIKDLLARNGHIKSVDFDPVTRVAGALAFHSVVDLKERRVLETNSMATLFRGYEIILKGRDPRDAAFISSRACGVCGGVHAATSALSLEMAFPVAPPPLGIATRNLLLAIEFLYDHPLHLFLLAGPDYSQAIMQLTNPEIWERAKTTPAPHANWHGYRTIGDIMVDMNPLTGALYLEALHMTRVAREAYVLLGGKYPHPETVIPGGMTSTISITSFNEVYSRIARFFDYSKKVVGIWDDLTEFFYAANPAYKQVGARPANMIDPGIWDDPFAYDASYANCNAWGEKRWATPGVIVDGQVVTTKLQALNIGIEEFVEHSYYDTWDNPRFKTDPAGNPLSPHHMWNKDTKPRPSGQNWREKYSWDTSPRWDRKAMEAECAARLWNTAAGGVFPHTRFIQATGTSLKLQVPEGKQPAVEMEWHVPAVWNAFERNRGRAYCIPYTVMVAFDNWLIGLDLLKQGKDKIHTPFELPRNGTHIGAGFWGAGRGFLTHHAIIDNGVLSNYQIVTPSTWNASPRGPQGDPGPYEEAVMNTPILENASSIENFKGIDILRTIRSFDPCMPCTTHVHVDGTNHVVVREVNTCACGLDE, encoded by the coding sequence ATGTGTTTCAAAAATCTACCCATCGAGTTTGACGAACACGGCAAGGCATACTTGAAAGAGGGTGTGCGCGATCCCTACGCGTATCAAACACTCTCGCTCGACGCGCAAGCCGATAAAATCAAGGATTTGCTCGCGCGCAACGGTCACATCAAATCGGTGGATTTCGATCCGGTGACGCGCGTCGCGGGCGCGCTCGCGTTTCACAGCGTCGTGGATTTGAAAGAGCGCCGCGTCCTCGAAACGAATTCGATGGCGACCTTGTTTCGCGGCTACGAGATCATTCTCAAGGGACGCGATCCGCGCGATGCCGCGTTCATCAGCAGTCGCGCGTGCGGCGTGTGCGGCGGCGTCCACGCGGCGACTTCGGCGCTCTCGCTCGAAATGGCTTTCCCGGTCGCGCCGCCGCCGCTCGGCATCGCCACGCGCAACCTCTTGCTCGCGATTGAATTTCTCTACGATCATCCGCTTCATCTTTTTTTGCTAGCGGGACCGGATTATTCGCAAGCCATCATGCAACTCACGAATCCGGAAATCTGGGAACGCGCCAAGACCACGCCCGCGCCGCACGCGAACTGGCACGGCTATCGCACGATTGGCGACATTATGGTGGATATGAACCCGCTAACCGGCGCGTTGTATCTCGAAGCGTTGCACATGACACGCGTCGCGCGCGAAGCGTACGTTCTGCTCGGCGGCAAATATCCGCATCCCGAAACGGTAATTCCCGGCGGCATGACCTCGACGATTAGCATTACGTCGTTCAACGAAGTGTACTCGCGCATCGCGCGCTTTTTCGATTACTCGAAAAAAGTCGTGGGCATCTGGGATGACCTGACTGAATTTTTCTATGCGGCGAATCCGGCGTACAAGCAAGTCGGCGCGCGCCCGGCGAACATGATTGATCCCGGCATCTGGGATGATCCGTTCGCGTACGACGCGTCGTACGCGAATTGCAACGCGTGGGGCGAGAAACGCTGGGCAACGCCGGGTGTGATCGTGGACGGGCAAGTCGTGACGACGAAACTGCAAGCGTTGAACATCGGCATCGAAGAATTCGTCGAACATTCGTATTACGACACCTGGGACAATCCGCGTTTCAAAACCGATCCGGCTGGCAATCCGCTCAGCCCGCACCACATGTGGAACAAGGACACCAAACCGCGTCCGAGCGGACAAAACTGGCGCGAGAAATATTCCTGGGATACTTCGCCGCGCTGGGATCGCAAAGCGATGGAAGCGGAATGCGCCGCGCGTTTGTGGAACACCGCGGCGGGCGGCGTGTTTCCGCACACGCGTTTCATCCAAGCGACAGGCACGAGTCTCAAACTTCAAGTGCCTGAGGGCAAACAACCTGCCGTCGAAATGGAATGGCATGTGCCGGCGGTGTGGAATGCGTTCGAGCGCAATCGCGGGCGCGCGTACTGCATTCCGTACACCGTGATGGTCGCGTTCGACAACTGGCTCATCGGTTTGGATTTACTCAAACAGGGCAAGGACAAGATTCACACGCCGTTCGAACTGCCGCGCAATGGTACACACATCGGCGCGGGATTCTGGGGCGCGGGGCGCGGCTTTTTGACGCATCACGCGATTATTGACAACGGCGTTCTGAGCAATTACCAAATTGTAACCCCTTCGACCTGGAACGCGAGTCCGCGCGGTCCGCAAGGCGACCCAGGACCGTACGAAGAAGCGGTGATGAACACGCCGATTTTAGAGAACGCGTCTAGCATCGAAAATTTCAAAGGCATTGACATTCTGCGAACGATTCGCAGTTTCGACCCGTGTATGCCATGCACGACGCACGTTCACGTTGACGGCACGAATCACGTCGTCGTGCGCGAGGTGAATACGTGCGCGTGTGGGCTGGACGAATAA